CGGACAGGCCGCCAAAAATGCCCCCTGCCTGACAATGCACTAGCCAAAACGGAGGCAAGCCTTTAAAATCCCCGCACTATGTCCGAACAACAGCAGGCACATCCGAATACGACGGAATCCGAACTTATTGCCGTGCGCCGCGACAAGCTCGCCAAAATCCGCGAGCTGGGGATTGATCCCTACGGCGCAAGATTTGACGTGACCACCACCCCCGCCGGATTGAAAGCCGATTTCCAGGAAGACAAACAGGTAGCCGTGGCCGGCCGCCTGCTGGCTATTCGCGACATGGGCAAATCCCAGTTTTTCGTCATTGGAGACGTACGTGGCAAAATCCAGGGGTTCCTGCACAGGAATGAAGTGGATGAAACCACCTGGAAGCTGTGGAAGCTCCTGGACCGCGGAGACTGGATCGGCATTGAAGGAACCACCTTCCTGACCCGTACCGGAGAACCCACCGTGAAGGTCTCCGGCCTGACCATTCTTTCCAAGAGCCTCCGTCCCCTGCCGGACAAATGGCATGGCCTGGCGGACAAGGAGGTCACCTACCGCAAGCGCCATCTGGACCTCATTTCCAATGAGGAAAGCGCGTCCCTGTTCGTCACGCGCTCCCTCATGATTGCGGAAATCCGCCGCTTTCTCCAGGAACGCGGCTATCTGGAAGTGGAAACCCCCATGCTTCAGGACGTGGCCGGGGGCGCCGCCGCCAAGCCGTTTGAAACGTACCATAACGCGCTGGACATGCCGCTGACGCTGCGCATTGCTCCGGAACTCTTCCTCAAGCGACTGATGGTAGGCGGCTTCACCAAGATTTTTGAACTCAACCGCAGCTTCCGTAATGAAGGCATCGACCGCCGCCACAATCCGGAATTCACGATGCTGGAAGCCTACTGCGCCTGCGGGGATTTTGAAACCATGGCGAACATGGTGGAAGAACTCATCTGCCACCTGGCGGAAAAATTCTGCGGAGGCCTCCAGATAGACCACAAGGATGCAGAAGGCAACGTGCTTTACACGATCGACCTCAGCCGCCCCTGGAAGCGCGCCGACTACCAGGACCTGATCCGCGCCGTGGCCGGGCAGGACTGGTTTGACATTTCTCCCGAGGCGCGCCGCGCCCGCTGTGAGGAGCTGGATGTGGAAATCAGCCCGGACATGAAGGATGTGGACGT
This portion of the Akkermansia massiliensis genome encodes:
- the lysS gene encoding lysine--tRNA ligase; its protein translation is MSEQQQAHPNTTESELIAVRRDKLAKIRELGIDPYGARFDVTTTPAGLKADFQEDKQVAVAGRLLAIRDMGKSQFFVIGDVRGKIQGFLHRNEVDETTWKLWKLLDRGDWIGIEGTTFLTRTGEPTVKVSGLTILSKSLRPLPDKWHGLADKEVTYRKRHLDLISNEESASLFVTRSLMIAEIRRFLQERGYLEVETPMLQDVAGGAAAKPFETYHNALDMPLTLRIAPELFLKRLMVGGFTKIFELNRSFRNEGIDRRHNPEFTMLEAYCACGDFETMANMVEELICHLAEKFCGGLQIDHKDAEGNVLYTIDLSRPWKRADYQDLIRAVAGQDWFDISPEARRARCEELDVEISPDMKDVDVSQQVYEKLVEEKTMNPCFVTHVAKDLVPLAKLNKENPDVVDVYELVINGQEISPGYSELNDPDVQKERLEHQAAGETQRVDYDFIETLEYGMPSAGGIGIGIDRVIMMLTGASSIRDVLLFPQLKRKDS